The following proteins are encoded in a genomic region of Nitrospira sp.:
- a CDS encoding NAD-dependent epimerase, translating into MAGTQSPILVTGAAGFIGFHAAMRLLERGDQVIGLDNINDYYDVRLKQARLAQLTPNERFRFVKLDLSNRQGMRDLFAGEPIRRVVHLAAQAGVRYSLTNPHAYTESNVEGFINILEGCRRSNIEHLVYASSSSVYGGNTHMPFSTHDNVDHPVSLYAATKKANELMAHCYAHLYQLPCTGLRFFTVYGPWGRPDMALFIFTKAILEGKPIEVFNQGRMKRDFTYVDDIVEGVIRTLDHPATADPTWSGDRPTPGTSSASARIYNIGNHRSVELLHFIEVLEQALGKKAEKKLMPLQPGDVPATYADIDDLTNDVGFKPTTPIEEGIPRFVKWYREFYRV; encoded by the coding sequence ATGGCCGGGACGCAGTCGCCGATTCTTGTCACAGGAGCAGCGGGATTCATCGGATTTCATGCGGCCATGCGCCTGTTGGAACGTGGCGACCAGGTGATCGGCCTGGACAATATCAACGACTACTACGATGTGCGATTGAAACAGGCCAGGCTCGCCCAATTGACGCCGAACGAACGATTTCGTTTCGTGAAGCTCGATCTCTCCAATCGACAAGGCATGCGGGATCTCTTTGCCGGTGAACCGATACGGCGCGTGGTTCATCTCGCTGCTCAGGCAGGCGTCCGCTACTCACTGACCAATCCTCACGCCTACACCGAAAGCAACGTCGAGGGGTTCATCAATATTCTGGAAGGCTGCCGGCGGAGCAACATCGAGCATTTGGTCTATGCCTCGTCCAGTTCTGTCTATGGGGGGAACACCCATATGCCGTTCTCCACCCATGACAACGTAGACCATCCGGTTTCACTGTATGCCGCTACCAAAAAAGCGAATGAGTTGATGGCTCACTGCTATGCGCATCTGTATCAGCTGCCCTGCACAGGTCTTCGATTTTTCACCGTCTATGGACCCTGGGGGCGTCCTGACATGGCTCTCTTCATCTTTACGAAGGCCATCTTGGAGGGCAAACCGATCGAAGTCTTTAACCAGGGCCGGATGAAACGCGATTTCACCTATGTGGACGACATCGTCGAAGGGGTCATTCGAACGCTTGATCACCCGGCGACGGCCGATCCAACATGGTCTGGGGATCGGCCGACACCAGGAACCAGCTCGGCTTCGGCACGAATCTACAATATCGGCAACCATCGGTCGGTTGAACTGCTGCACTTCATTGAGGTCCTGGAGCAAGCGTTGGGAAAGAAGGCGGAGAAAAAACTGATGCCGTTACAACCTGGGGATGTCCCTGCGACTTACGCCGATATCGACGATCTCACCAACGATGTCGGCTTCAAGCCGACCACACCAATCGAGGAGGGCATCCCTCGTTTCGTGAAGTGGTACCGCGAGTTCTATAGGGTCTGA